A part of Vicugna pacos chromosome 14, VicPac4, whole genome shotgun sequence genomic DNA contains:
- the CPAP gene encoding centrosomal P4.1-associated protein isoform X1, translating into MFLMPTSSELNSGQNFLTRWMTSSSRAGVILNRGFPVLEADEEKQANVNISSSFPVKATHFPNSFSCISEGDSLHEEQMSESDSPYKLQSDKTETHRVFPLTEEEPQMVTCQDAPGHWEDNRNGFISGLTSEFKEVAYKDPLFKKLEQLKEVQQKKQEQLKRQQLEQLQRLMEEQEKLLMMVSGQNTLPGLTPLPDDQSQKYRSPGNSTAVEKTRPFLPSCIYQNQTQERKHPSNILPDKQNFCKTTHQDFVLTSESGASPNLFYEAQYQEALVKKKDLKEEKHDHPVGESILPYLEKMTEQVQEGGDMNLKKIDDSPEVINIEERPIKAAIRERKQTFEDYLEEQIRLEEQELKQKQLREAEGSLLIKAKPKQPFLKRGEGLARFTNAKSKIRKGREGELVTTQIASEDPPVCKLDRQQIQRKTAPINKELCAENLPGKKSRAGTKSGSVTLHQKPKVLKSNNRKSLSPSGLNIPVGKKCDGHPRDQISLEKKVESNNKENVPERTKPCDMSCKIRNKTQDKDRLPLSTGLLSSLASKSPMGETLKESESSLDISLQKKLETWEREKEKENLELDEFLFLEQAADEISFSSNSSFVLKILERDQQICRGHRLSSTPVKAVQQEKTAPPDPTGQGHQSEDPDRAECEGKGGCEVAPGQLGFVSSPDGTRERSRIVGRRVFQMSTCDSQTGWNAGDDEGVANSDGSTDSEEQLDVTVKPLPEGQEGSFISREDSPQVCDDKGPFRDTRTQEDKRRDVDLDLSDKEYSSDESVIIESLRNKISDSSRRHSSVSKIDFDDERTWTDLEENSFKHDVILGNEAIYGTPQTACPNKSETCVLDKTMKRKVALVKKGEDVSRSSRGTSPPPASELMVKFFPSLKPKSKSDPRLGNEPRLNISQDQPHGDSARSQVLREKVIELETEIEKFKAENTSLAKLRIERENALEKLRKEIADFEQQRAKELARIEEFKKEEMRKLQKERKVFEKYSTVARTFPDKKEREEIQALKQQIADLQEDLKRKEAKWSSAHGRLRSQIDMLLRENTDLREEIKVMERFRLDAWKRAEAAESSTGMGQGGAAAQREGATNPSARFQKSPISSGTQVERHKKNYLPTQGSPSRRSKSVPPHDLGSSDQGQTASPREPAEPVSFPDPDCKEEDEKEEKEEIQGAISHPDGKIEKVYKNGCHVILFPNGTRKEVSADGKTVTVTFFNGDVKQVTPDERVVYFYAAARTMHTTYPEGLEVLHFSSGQIEKHFPDGRKEITFPDQTVKTLFADGQEESIFPDGTVVRVQRDGSKIIEFNNGQRELHTAQFKRREYPDGTVKTVYTNGHQETKYTSGRVRVKDKDGNVLMDTKL; encoded by the exons atgttcctgATGCCAACCTCTTCAGAGTTAAACAGTGGGCAGAACTTCTTAACCCGGTGGATGACCAGTTCTTCTCGGGCTGGGGTCATATTAAATCGTGGATTTCCTGTTTTGGAAGCAGACGAAGAGAAGCAGGCAAATGTGAACATTTCTTCCAGCTTTCCTGTGAAAGCCACACATTTTCCAAACAGCTTCAGCTGTATAAGTGAAGGAGATTCACTTCATGAAGAACAGATGTCGGAGTCTGACAGCCCTTATAAGTTACAATCAGATAAAACTGAAACACATAGAGTCTTTCCTTTAACTGAAGAGGAACCACAAATGGTGACATGTCAGGACGCCCCTGGACACTGGGAAGATAACAGAAATGGCTTTATCTCAGGTCTTACCAGTGAATTCAAAGAAGTTGCTTATAAAGaccctctttttaaaaagctcGAGCAG ctGAAAGAAGTACAACAGAAGAAGCAGGAACAGCTGAAGAGGCAACAGTTAGAGCAACTACAGAGACTCATGGAGGAACAAGAGAAGCTGCTTATGATGGTGTCTGGGCAGAATACACTCCCAG GTTTGACTCCACTGCCTGATGACCAGAGCCAGAAGTACAGATCTCCAGGAAATTCAACCGCTGTGGAGAAAACCAGGCCCTTCCTACCTTCATGTATCTACCAGAATCAAACCCAAGAAAGAAAACACCCTTCCAACATTTTACCTGATAAACAAAACTTCTGTAAAACTACTCATCAGGATTTTGTCTTAACTTCAGAAAGTGGTGCTTCTCCCAATTTGTTTTATGAGGCACAATATCAAGAAGCACTTGTGAAAAAAAAGGATTTGAAGGAAGAAAAGCATGACCATCCTGTAG GAGAAAGTATTTTACCATATTTGGAGAAAATGACGGAACAGGTTCAGGAAGGTGGTGATatgaacttgaaaaaaattgatgaTTCCCCAGAAGTGATTAATATTGAAGAAAG GCCTATTAAAGCTGCCATTagagaaaggaaacagactttTGAAGACTACTTAGAAGAACAAATTCGGCTGGAAGAACAAGAACTGAAACAAAAACAGCTAAGG GAAGCAGAAGGATCCTTGCTCATCAAAGCAAAACCGAAACAGCCATTCTTAAAACGAGGAGAAGGTTTAGCTAGGTTTACTAATGCTAAATCTAAGATTCGGAAAGGGAGAGAAGGTGAACTAGTGACCACTCAGATTGCTTCAGAGGACCCACCTGTATGTAAATTAGATAGACAGCAAATCCAGCGGAAAACTGCTCCTATAAACAAAGAACTGTGTGCAGAGAACCTTCCTGGTAAAAAGAGTAGAGCTGGAACCAAGAGTGGTTCTGTCACACTCCATCAGAAGCCAAAAGTGCTTAAGAGTAACAACAGGAAAAGTCTCTCTCCATCAGGACTGAACATCCCAGTAGGGAAGAAGTGTGATGGGCACCCTAGGGACCAGATCAGTTTagaaaagaaagtagaatctaataataaagaaaatgtacCTGAACGTACAAAGCCTTGTGACATGAGCTGCAAAATCCGGAATAAGACACAAGATAAAGACAGACTTCCTCTTTCAACAGGGCTGCTCAGCTCCTTGGCTTCTAAGAGCCCGATGGGTGAGACCTTGAAAGAGTCAGAATCATCTCTTGACATTTCTCTTCAGAAAAAGTTAGAGACTTGGGAacgggaaaaggaaaaggaaaatttggaattagatgaatttttgtttttagaacaaGCTGCTGATGAAATATCATTTTCCAGTAATTCCTCATTTGTACTGAAGATCTTAGAGAGGGACCAGCAGATCTGCAGAGGTCACCGGCTGTCTTCGACGCCTGTCAAAGCTGTGCAGCAAGAGAAGACAGCCCCACCAGATCCCACTGGTCAGGGTCACCAAAGTGAGGATCCAGACCGAGCTGAGTGTGAAGGTAAGGGTGGATGTGAGGTGGCACCCGGGCAGCTCGGTTTCGTGTCCTCACCTGATGGAACGCGGGAGCGATCCCGCATTGTCGGTAGGCGAGTGTTCCAGATGAGCACCTGTGACAGTCAGACTGGGTGGAATGCAGGCGATGATGAGGGTGTTGCGAACAGTGATGGGAGCACTGACTCTGAGGAACAACTTGATGTCACCGTAAAACCATTACCGGAGGGTCAAGAAGGGAGTTTCATCAGCAGAGAAGATAGTCCCCAAGTCTGTGATGATAAGGGACCTTTTCGGGACACCAGGACTCAAGAAGATAAAAGGAGAGATGTTGATTTAGATCTGTCTGATAAAGAGTACAGTAGTGATGAGTCTGTCATAATAGAAAGcttgagaaataaaatttctgattCCTCAAGAAGACACTCATCTGTGAGTAAAATTGACTTTGATGATGAAAGAACTTGGACCGACCTTGAAGAGAATTCATTTAAACATGATGTTATTCTTGGGAATGAAGCCATTTATGGGACTCCCCAGACAGCCTGCCCCAATAAGAGTGAAACGTGTGTCCTGGACAAAACGATGAAAAGGAAGGTTGCACTGGTCAAGAAGGGAGAAGACGTGAGCAGGTCCAGTAGGGGCACAAGCCCTCCTCCTGCTTCAGAGCTAATGGTGAAGTTCTTCCCTTCTTTGAAACCAAAATCGAAATCGGATCCACGCCTGGGAAATGAACCCAGGTTAAACATAAGTCAAGACCAACCACATG GTGACAGTGCTCGATCTCAAGTTTTGAGAGAGAAAGTTATTGAATtggaaacagaaatagaaaaatttaaagctGAGAACACATCTTTAGCTAAACTTCGCATTGAACGAGAAAATGCCTTGGAAAAACTCAG gaaagaaattgctgaCTTTGAACAACAGAGAGCAAAAGAATTGGCTCGAATAGAGgaatttaaaaaggaggaaatgagGAAGTTACAAAAGGAGCGCAAAGTTTTTGAAAAGTATTCTACAGTCGCAAGAACTTTCCCAGATAAAAAGGAACGGGAGGAGATACAG gctTTGAAGCAGCAGATAGCGGATTTACAGGAAGActtgaaaagaaaggaagcaaaatGGTCCAGTGCGCATGGCCGTCTTAGAAGCCAGATAGACATGCTGCTCAGAGAGAACACAGACCTCCGGGAGGAAATCAAAGTGATGGAGAGATTCCGCCTGGACGCCTGGAAGAGAGCAGAGGCTGCTGAGAGCAGCACCGGGATGGGCCAGGGTGGGGCTGCCGCACAGAGGGAGGGGGCCACG AATCCATCAGCTCGATTTCAGAAGAGTCCGATTTCTTCAGGAACCCAGGTAGAAAGgcacaaaaaaaattatttgccaaCACAAG GCAGTCCATCTCGAAGGTCAAAGTCTGTGCCTCCGCATGATTTAGGCAGTTCGGATCAAGGACAA ACGGCCTCCCCCAGGGAACCCGCTGAGCCAGTGAGCTTTCCAGATCCTGACTGTAAAGAGGAGgatgagaaagaggagaaagaagaaattcaGGGAGCAATCAGCCATCCTGATGGAAAg ATAGAAAAGGTTTATAAGAATGGGTGCCATGTTATATTGTTTCCAAATGGAACTCGAAAAGAAGTGAGTGCGGACGGCAAGACTGTCACCGTCACTTTCTTCAATGGTGATGTCAAGCAGGTCACGCCAGATGAGAGAGTG GTCTACTTCTATGCAGCTGCCCGGACCATGCACACCACTTACCCAGAAGGCCTGGAAGTCTTACATTTCTCCAGTGGGCAGATAG AAAAACATTTCccagatggaagaaaagaaattacGTTTCCTGACCAGACTGTGAAAACCTTGTTTGCTGATGGACAAGAAGAAAGCATTTTCCCAGATGGTACAGTTGTCAGAGTGCAACG AGATGGCAGCAAGATCATAGAGTTTAATAATGGCCAAAGAGAGCTACACACGGCTCAGTTCAAGAGACGGGAATATCCAGACGGCACTGTTAAGACTGTGTATACAAATGGTCACCAGGAAACAAAATACACGTCTGGTCGAGTCAGAGTTAAAGACAAGGATGGTAATGTTCTAATGGACACAAAATTGTAA
- the CPAP gene encoding centrosomal P4.1-associated protein isoform X2: MFLMPTSSELNSGQNFLTRWMTSSSRAGVILNRGFPVLEADEEKQANVNISSSFPVKATHFPNSFSCISEGDSLHEEQMSESDSPYKLQSDKTETHRVFPLTEEEPQMVTCQDAPGHWEDNRNGFISGLTSEFKEVAYKDPLFKKLEQLKEVQQKKQEQLKRQQLEQLQRLMEEQEKLLMMVSGQNTLPGLTPLPDDQSQKYRSPGNSTAVEKTRPFLPSCIYQNQTQERKHPSNILPDKQNFCKTTHQDFVLTSESGASPNLFYEAQYQEALVKKKDLKEEKHDHPVGESILPYLEKMTEQVQEGGDMNLKKIDDSPEVINIEERPIKAAIRERKQTFEDYLEEQIRLEEQELKQKQLREAEGSLLIKAKPKQPFLKRGEGLARFTNAKSKIRKGREGELVTTQIASEDPPVCKLDRQQIQRKTAPINKELCAENLPGKKSRAGTKSGSVTLHQKPKVLKSNNRKSLSPSGLNIPVGKKCDGHPRDQISLEKKVESNNKENVPERTKPCDMSCKIRNKTQDKDRLPLSTGLLSSLASKSPMGETLKESESSLDISLQKKLETWEREKEKENLELDEFLFLEQAADEISFSSNSSFVLKILERDQQICRGHRLSSTPVKAVQQEKTAPPDPTGQGHQSEDPDRAECEGKGGCEVAPGQLGFVSSPDGTRERSRIVGRRVFQMSTCDSQTGWNAGDDEGVANSDGSTDSEEQLDVTVKPLPEGQEGSFISREDSPQVCDDKGPFRDTRTQEDKRRDVDLDLSDKEYSSDESVIIESLRNKISDSSRRHSSVSKIDFDDERTWTDLEENSFKHDVILGNEAIYGTPQTACPNKSETCVLDKTMKRKVALVKKGEDVSRSSRGTSPPPASELMVKFFPSLKPKSKSDPRLGNEPRLNISQDQPHGDSARSQVLREKVIELETEIEKFKAENTSLAKLRIERENALEKLRKEIADFEQQRAKELARIEEFKKEEMRKLQKERKVFEKYSTVARTFPDKKEREEIQALKQQIADLQEDLKRKEAKWSSAHGRLRSQIDMLLRENTDLREEIKVMERFRLDAWKRAEAAESSTGMGQGGAAAQREGATNPSARFQKSPISSGTQVERHKKNYLPTQGSPSRRSKSVPPHDLGSSDQGQTASPREPAEPVSFPDPDCKEEDEKEEKEEIQGAISHPDGKVYFYAAARTMHTTYPEGLEVLHFSSGQIEKHFPDGRKEITFPDQTVKTLFADGQEESIFPDGTVVRVQRDGSKIIEFNNGQRELHTAQFKRREYPDGTVKTVYTNGHQETKYTSGRVRVKDKDGNVLMDTKL; the protein is encoded by the exons atgttcctgATGCCAACCTCTTCAGAGTTAAACAGTGGGCAGAACTTCTTAACCCGGTGGATGACCAGTTCTTCTCGGGCTGGGGTCATATTAAATCGTGGATTTCCTGTTTTGGAAGCAGACGAAGAGAAGCAGGCAAATGTGAACATTTCTTCCAGCTTTCCTGTGAAAGCCACACATTTTCCAAACAGCTTCAGCTGTATAAGTGAAGGAGATTCACTTCATGAAGAACAGATGTCGGAGTCTGACAGCCCTTATAAGTTACAATCAGATAAAACTGAAACACATAGAGTCTTTCCTTTAACTGAAGAGGAACCACAAATGGTGACATGTCAGGACGCCCCTGGACACTGGGAAGATAACAGAAATGGCTTTATCTCAGGTCTTACCAGTGAATTCAAAGAAGTTGCTTATAAAGaccctctttttaaaaagctcGAGCAG ctGAAAGAAGTACAACAGAAGAAGCAGGAACAGCTGAAGAGGCAACAGTTAGAGCAACTACAGAGACTCATGGAGGAACAAGAGAAGCTGCTTATGATGGTGTCTGGGCAGAATACACTCCCAG GTTTGACTCCACTGCCTGATGACCAGAGCCAGAAGTACAGATCTCCAGGAAATTCAACCGCTGTGGAGAAAACCAGGCCCTTCCTACCTTCATGTATCTACCAGAATCAAACCCAAGAAAGAAAACACCCTTCCAACATTTTACCTGATAAACAAAACTTCTGTAAAACTACTCATCAGGATTTTGTCTTAACTTCAGAAAGTGGTGCTTCTCCCAATTTGTTTTATGAGGCACAATATCAAGAAGCACTTGTGAAAAAAAAGGATTTGAAGGAAGAAAAGCATGACCATCCTGTAG GAGAAAGTATTTTACCATATTTGGAGAAAATGACGGAACAGGTTCAGGAAGGTGGTGATatgaacttgaaaaaaattgatgaTTCCCCAGAAGTGATTAATATTGAAGAAAG GCCTATTAAAGCTGCCATTagagaaaggaaacagactttTGAAGACTACTTAGAAGAACAAATTCGGCTGGAAGAACAAGAACTGAAACAAAAACAGCTAAGG GAAGCAGAAGGATCCTTGCTCATCAAAGCAAAACCGAAACAGCCATTCTTAAAACGAGGAGAAGGTTTAGCTAGGTTTACTAATGCTAAATCTAAGATTCGGAAAGGGAGAGAAGGTGAACTAGTGACCACTCAGATTGCTTCAGAGGACCCACCTGTATGTAAATTAGATAGACAGCAAATCCAGCGGAAAACTGCTCCTATAAACAAAGAACTGTGTGCAGAGAACCTTCCTGGTAAAAAGAGTAGAGCTGGAACCAAGAGTGGTTCTGTCACACTCCATCAGAAGCCAAAAGTGCTTAAGAGTAACAACAGGAAAAGTCTCTCTCCATCAGGACTGAACATCCCAGTAGGGAAGAAGTGTGATGGGCACCCTAGGGACCAGATCAGTTTagaaaagaaagtagaatctaataataaagaaaatgtacCTGAACGTACAAAGCCTTGTGACATGAGCTGCAAAATCCGGAATAAGACACAAGATAAAGACAGACTTCCTCTTTCAACAGGGCTGCTCAGCTCCTTGGCTTCTAAGAGCCCGATGGGTGAGACCTTGAAAGAGTCAGAATCATCTCTTGACATTTCTCTTCAGAAAAAGTTAGAGACTTGGGAacgggaaaaggaaaaggaaaatttggaattagatgaatttttgtttttagaacaaGCTGCTGATGAAATATCATTTTCCAGTAATTCCTCATTTGTACTGAAGATCTTAGAGAGGGACCAGCAGATCTGCAGAGGTCACCGGCTGTCTTCGACGCCTGTCAAAGCTGTGCAGCAAGAGAAGACAGCCCCACCAGATCCCACTGGTCAGGGTCACCAAAGTGAGGATCCAGACCGAGCTGAGTGTGAAGGTAAGGGTGGATGTGAGGTGGCACCCGGGCAGCTCGGTTTCGTGTCCTCACCTGATGGAACGCGGGAGCGATCCCGCATTGTCGGTAGGCGAGTGTTCCAGATGAGCACCTGTGACAGTCAGACTGGGTGGAATGCAGGCGATGATGAGGGTGTTGCGAACAGTGATGGGAGCACTGACTCTGAGGAACAACTTGATGTCACCGTAAAACCATTACCGGAGGGTCAAGAAGGGAGTTTCATCAGCAGAGAAGATAGTCCCCAAGTCTGTGATGATAAGGGACCTTTTCGGGACACCAGGACTCAAGAAGATAAAAGGAGAGATGTTGATTTAGATCTGTCTGATAAAGAGTACAGTAGTGATGAGTCTGTCATAATAGAAAGcttgagaaataaaatttctgattCCTCAAGAAGACACTCATCTGTGAGTAAAATTGACTTTGATGATGAAAGAACTTGGACCGACCTTGAAGAGAATTCATTTAAACATGATGTTATTCTTGGGAATGAAGCCATTTATGGGACTCCCCAGACAGCCTGCCCCAATAAGAGTGAAACGTGTGTCCTGGACAAAACGATGAAAAGGAAGGTTGCACTGGTCAAGAAGGGAGAAGACGTGAGCAGGTCCAGTAGGGGCACAAGCCCTCCTCCTGCTTCAGAGCTAATGGTGAAGTTCTTCCCTTCTTTGAAACCAAAATCGAAATCGGATCCACGCCTGGGAAATGAACCCAGGTTAAACATAAGTCAAGACCAACCACATG GTGACAGTGCTCGATCTCAAGTTTTGAGAGAGAAAGTTATTGAATtggaaacagaaatagaaaaatttaaagctGAGAACACATCTTTAGCTAAACTTCGCATTGAACGAGAAAATGCCTTGGAAAAACTCAG gaaagaaattgctgaCTTTGAACAACAGAGAGCAAAAGAATTGGCTCGAATAGAGgaatttaaaaaggaggaaatgagGAAGTTACAAAAGGAGCGCAAAGTTTTTGAAAAGTATTCTACAGTCGCAAGAACTTTCCCAGATAAAAAGGAACGGGAGGAGATACAG gctTTGAAGCAGCAGATAGCGGATTTACAGGAAGActtgaaaagaaaggaagcaaaatGGTCCAGTGCGCATGGCCGTCTTAGAAGCCAGATAGACATGCTGCTCAGAGAGAACACAGACCTCCGGGAGGAAATCAAAGTGATGGAGAGATTCCGCCTGGACGCCTGGAAGAGAGCAGAGGCTGCTGAGAGCAGCACCGGGATGGGCCAGGGTGGGGCTGCCGCACAGAGGGAGGGGGCCACG AATCCATCAGCTCGATTTCAGAAGAGTCCGATTTCTTCAGGAACCCAGGTAGAAAGgcacaaaaaaaattatttgccaaCACAAG GCAGTCCATCTCGAAGGTCAAAGTCTGTGCCTCCGCATGATTTAGGCAGTTCGGATCAAGGACAA ACGGCCTCCCCCAGGGAACCCGCTGAGCCAGTGAGCTTTCCAGATCCTGACTGTAAAGAGGAGgatgagaaagaggagaaagaagaaattcaGGGAGCAATCAGCCATCCTGATGGAAAg GTCTACTTCTATGCAGCTGCCCGGACCATGCACACCACTTACCCAGAAGGCCTGGAAGTCTTACATTTCTCCAGTGGGCAGATAG AAAAACATTTCccagatggaagaaaagaaattacGTTTCCTGACCAGACTGTGAAAACCTTGTTTGCTGATGGACAAGAAGAAAGCATTTTCCCAGATGGTACAGTTGTCAGAGTGCAACG AGATGGCAGCAAGATCATAGAGTTTAATAATGGCCAAAGAGAGCTACACACGGCTCAGTTCAAGAGACGGGAATATCCAGACGGCACTGTTAAGACTGTGTATACAAATGGTCACCAGGAAACAAAATACACGTCTGGTCGAGTCAGAGTTAAAGACAAGGATGGTAATGTTCTAATGGACACAAAATTGTAA